A portion of the Carcharodon carcharias isolate sCarCar2 chromosome 18, sCarCar2.pri, whole genome shotgun sequence genome contains these proteins:
- the htr1fa gene encoding 5-hydroxytryptamine receptor 1F translates to MDLENGTYSNFTIEELVKGKTSKVLISLSLSVLTIMTTVINSLVISAIIVTRKLHHPANYLICSLAVTDLLVAVLVMPFNIIYTVKETWVMGQVVCNIWLSVDITCCTCSILHLAAIALDRYRAITDAVEYAQKRTPKRAGIMITIVWVISIFISMPPLFWRHQGNNKEDECLIKHEHLVYTIYSTFGAFYIPLALILILYYKIYRAAKTLYHKRSASRQINEEVNGKMSSITVKSPRAPSTVCTSEKSISDPSAIEEGEKIHITARSLNPSSCQQEKMWKRHKISSTRERKAATTLGLILGAFVICWLPFFLKELIVNVCESCYISPEMTDFLTWLGYLNSLINPLIYTIFNEDFKKAFQKLVHCRQFL, encoded by the coding sequence ATGGATTTGGAAAATGGGACTTACTCCAACTTTACAATAGAAGAACTGGTAAAGGGAAAAACTTCCAAAGTGCTGATatcactttcactctctgtcttgaCTATTATGACCACAGTTATTAATTCTCTGGTGATAAGCGCAATTATTGTAACAAGAAAGCTCCACCACCCTGCAAACTATCTAATATGCTCCCTCGCTGTTACTGATTTACTTGTTGCTGTTCTTGTGATGCCCTTCAATATTATTTACACTGTAAAGGAGACGTGGGTGATGGGTCAAGTTGTCTGCAACATCTGGTTAAGTGTTGACATTACATGTTGCACATGCTCTATTCTTCATCTGGCTGCAATTGCCCTGGACCGATACAGGGCTATAACTGATGCTGTGGAATACGCACAGAAAAGGACACCTAAACGTGCTGGAATAATGATCACAATTGTGTGGGTCATATCCATCTTTATATCAATGCCTCCTTTGTTTTGGAGACATCAAGGAAACAATAAGGAGGACGAGTGTCTTATTAAGCATGAGCATCTTGTTTACACAATTTATTCTACATTTGGAGCATTTTATATTCCATTGGCTTTGATTCTCATTCTGTACTATAAAATATATAGAGCAGCTAAAACACTTTATCACAAAAGGAGTGCAAGCAGGCAAATCAATGAGGAAGTAAATGGCAAGATGTCCAGCATTACTGTCAAAAGTCCCAGGGCGCCTTCAACTGTGTGCACGTCTGAAAAGTCCATTTCAGACCCTTCAGCAATTGAAGAAGGAGAAAAAATCCACATCACAGCCAGAAGTCTCAACCCCAGTAGTTGCCAGCAAGAAAAAATGTGGAAGAGACATAAAATCTCAAGCACAAGAGAAAGAAAAGCAGCAACCACCTTGGGTTTGATTTTGGGGGCATTTGTGATATGCTGGTTACCATTCTTTCTGAAAGAACTTATTGTGAATGTCTGTGAATCCTGTTATATCTCTCCAGAGATGACCGACTTTCTGACATGGTTAGGTTACCTCAATTCTTTAATCAATCCCCTTATTTACACAATCTTCAATGAAGACTTTAAGAAAGCATTTCAGAAACTAGTACACTGCAGACAGTTTCTGTAA